Proteins from a genomic interval of Xanthomonas sp. AM6:
- a CDS encoding DUF4426 domain-containing protein: MRRLPVAMLLCLALAACSAQETPRPAAVLAPAPAQADFGALRVHYNALPTLAMSEQVARRYGIERSADTALVMVALRRVQGGEELPASGRVAGSASDLSGRRQDIAFRDAVTDAYTDYVGTVRVSAHDQLNFTVDVRSADGAGAVRFSRTF, from the coding sequence ATGCGCCGCCTGCCTGTCGCCATGCTGCTCTGCCTCGCCCTGGCCGCCTGCTCGGCGCAGGAAACCCCACGCCCGGCCGCCGTGCTGGCGCCCGCGCCGGCACAGGCCGATTTCGGCGCGCTGCGCGTGCACTACAACGCGCTGCCGACGCTGGCGATGAGCGAGCAGGTGGCGCGACGCTACGGCATCGAACGCTCCGCCGACACCGCGCTGGTGATGGTCGCGCTGCGCCGCGTGCAGGGCGGCGAGGAACTGCCGGCCAGCGGCCGCGTGGCCGGCAGCGCCAGCGACCTCAGCGGCCGCCGCCAGGACATCGCCTTCCGCGACGCGGTGACCGACGCCTATACCGACTACGTCGGCACCGTCCGCGTCAGCGCGCACGACCAGCTGAATTTCACGGTGGACGTGCGCAGCGCCGACGGCGCGGGCGCGGTGCGCTTCAGCCGGACCTTCTAG
- the proC gene encoding pyrroline-5-carboxylate reductase, translating to MTSPSPESPVPSPGHTIAFIGGGNMARSLIAGLVRQGVAPDTIRVAEPVQALREALVADYGVRAVADAADAADGAALWLFAVKPQVLRSVCDGLAALAQAQRPLLLSIAAGISAGQLDRWLGGGHALVRAMPNTPALLGAGVTGLFANAQASAAQRRQAEQLLAAAGVTVWVEDEALIDAVTAVSGSGPAYVFLLAEAMEAAGIAQGLPAAAARTLVLQTVLGAARMLTESGEAPSELRRRVTSPNGTTQAAIETFQAGGFETLTGAAIAAAAARGRALSAAND from the coding sequence ATGACCTCACCGAGCCCCGAGTCCCCCGTCCCGAGTCCCGGCCACACCATCGCCTTCATCGGCGGCGGCAACATGGCGCGCAGCCTGATCGCCGGACTGGTCCGCCAGGGCGTTGCGCCGGACACGATCCGCGTGGCCGAGCCGGTGCAGGCGCTGCGCGAGGCGCTGGTCGCGGACTACGGCGTGCGCGCCGTCGCCGACGCGGCGGACGCGGCCGACGGCGCGGCGCTGTGGCTGTTCGCGGTCAAGCCGCAGGTGCTGCGCAGCGTGTGCGACGGCCTGGCCGCGCTGGCCCAGGCGCAGCGGCCGCTGCTGCTGTCCATCGCCGCCGGCATCAGCGCCGGCCAGCTCGACCGCTGGCTGGGCGGTGGCCATGCGCTGGTGCGGGCGATGCCGAACACGCCGGCGCTGCTCGGCGCCGGCGTCACCGGCCTGTTCGCCAACGCGCAGGCCAGCGCCGCGCAGCGGCGCCAGGCCGAGCAGCTGCTGGCCGCCGCGGGGGTCACCGTCTGGGTCGAGGACGAGGCGCTGATCGACGCGGTCACCGCGGTCTCCGGCAGCGGCCCGGCCTACGTGTTCCTGCTCGCCGAGGCGATGGAAGCGGCCGGCATCGCCCAAGGCCTGCCGGCCGCGGCGGCGCGCACGCTGGTGCTGCAGACCGTGCTCGGCGCGGCGCGCATGCTCACCGAATCGGGCGAGGCGCCGAGCGAACTGCGGCGACGCGTGACCTCGCCCAACGGCACCACCCAGGCCGCGATCGAGACCTTCCAGGCCGGCGGCTTCGAAACGCTGACCGGCGCCGCCATCGCCGCCGCCGCCGCGCGCGGCCGCGCGCTGTCCGCCGCCAACGACTGA